One stretch of Scophthalmus maximus strain ysfricsl-2021 chromosome 12, ASM2237912v1, whole genome shotgun sequence DNA includes these proteins:
- the pik3cg gene encoding phosphatidylinositol 4,5-bisphosphate 3-kinase catalytic subunit gamma isoform, whose protein sequence is MDGQQILVSDEEPKVLREEARRRRRKKAITSSPSTSMDQIAVEFVLPTAARAGNGPDTLLLEVAGNWTVEQVKAQVWLKAVTSNLCPDFYQRFSPDHCILLYPKKGNMCEIYDKHQVFQTLDCIRYWRALKKDVGRIQLVPRPQPSDESAQYQRYLNYLIGYDVTDVSNVHDDELEFTRRKLLTPRRVELSDRDPRLYSVDPWVTRKPLPEHLLSKVSNNHILLVIHISTVSQTIKVSIDDTPAQVLASFFAKMANKRLLLGIPEDVCEADYVLRVCGREEYLYGGKPLQNFNWIRQSMKNGEEIHLVLETPPDPDLDLVQKEDWAQVDDCTGVAGTHEQLTIDEKDHERVFTISMWDCNRKFRVKVLGIDIPSLPKVPEFIVFIEASIFHGQQLLAQERTTSKTFNEEVLWNCWLEFNIKIKDLPKGARLNLQVVCGKQPQMSNSKGSSYQDNTAGGGGSSHDAKTKSRLLYYVNLLLIDHRSLLRQGEFILHMWKMPEKSEESSSSINADKLTSATNPDKASSMAVAILLDKYCYPVVLPKSRDASRAAPAAAEDAEAGERGQREMPNHLKKQFEAIVATDPLHPLSPEDKELLWHFRHECLRDPRAYPKLLSSVRWGKQEDVLATHRLLERSSAWDSSGLDVGLAMQLLDCHYSDAQVRSMAVRKLETLEDDDVLRYLLQLVQAVKFEPYHDSALVRFLLKRALRSKRIGHFLFWFLRSEIAQSMHYQQRYAVLLEAYLRGCGEAMLQDYRKQVEMTEALQKVTREMKAMSADKYDITAQVVFQLRQKLETLQSSGLPENFRVPYDPGLRAGALMIEQCKVMASKKKPLWLQFKRADPTTLSKDPIGIIFKDGDDLRQDMLILQILLIMESIWETESLDLCLLPYGCISTGNRIGMIEIVKDATTIANIQQSVVGSTGAFKDEILYQWLRDKCVNEDKFQQAVERFLYSCGGYCVATYVLGIGDRHNDNIMITESGNLFHIDFGHILGNYKSFMGISKEWVPFVLTPDFLYVMGTSGKKSSPHFQKFQDVCVKAYLALRHHTNLLIILFSMMLMTGMPQLTSKEDIEYIREALTVGRNEDEAQRHLLDQIEICREKGWMVQINWFVHLVLGIKQGVDKRST, encoded by the exons ATGGACGGCCAGCAGATCCTGGTGAGCGACGAAGAGCCCAAAGTCCTGCGAGAGGAGGcccggaggaggcggaggaagaagGCCATCACGTCGTCCCCCAGCACCTCCATGGACCAGATCGCCGTGGAGTTCGTCCTGCCGACGGCAGCGCGCGCGGGGAACGGCCCCGACACCCTGCTGCTGGAGGTCGCCGGCAACTGGACCGTGGAACAG GTGAAAGCTCAGGTGTGGCTGAAGGCGGTGACGTCCAACCTCTGTCCCGACTTCTACCAGAGGTTTTCCCCCGACCACTGCATCCTGCTCTACCCGAAGAAAGGCAACATGTGCGAGATCTACGACAAGCACCAGGTCTTCCAGACGCTCGACTGTATCCGCTACTGGAGAG CCCTGAAGAAGGACGTGGGGCGGATCCAGCTAGTGCCCCGCCCCCAGCCCTCGGACGAGTCCGCGCAGTACCAGCGCTACCTGAACTACCTGATCGGCTACGACGTGACCGACGTCAGCAACGTGCACGACGACGAGCTGGAGTTCACGCGCAGGAAGCTGCTGACGCCGCGCCGCGTCGAGCTGTCCGACCGCGACCCGCGGCTCTACTCCGTGGACCCCTGGGTGACCCGTAAGCCACTGCCCGAGCACCTGCTCAGCAAG GTGAGCAACAATCACATCCTGCTGGTGATCCATATCAGCACAGTCAGCCAGACCATCAAGGTCTCCATCGACGACACGCCGGCACAG GTGTTGGCAAGTTTTTTCGCCAAGATGGCAAATAAACGTCTCTTGCTGGGCATCCCCGAGGACGTGTGCGAGGCAGACTACGTCCTGCGCGTGTGTGGCAG GGAAGAGTACCTGTACGGGGGCAAACCTCTGCAGAACTTCAACTGGATCCGTCAGAGCATGAAGAATGGCGAAGAGATCCACCTGGTTCTGGAGACGCCCCCAGATCCCGATCTGGATCTGGTACAGAAGGAGGACTGGGCCCAGGTGGACGACTGCACGGGCGTCGCAG GCACCCACGAGCAGTTGACCATCGACGAGAAAGACCACGAGCGGGTGTTCACCATCTCCATGTGGGACTGTAACAGGAAGTTCAGGGTGAAAGTGCTGGGTATCGACATCCCGTCCCTGCCCAAAGTCCCCGAGTTCATCGTCTTCATAGAGGCCAGCATCTTCCACGGCCAGCAGCTGTTGGCCCAG GAGAGGACGACCTCCAAAACCTTCAACGAAGAAGTGCTGTGGAACTGCTGGCTAGAGTTCAACATAAAGATCAAGGACCTGCCGAAGGGGGCGCGCCTCAACCTGCAG GTGGTGTGTGGGAAACAACCACAGATGTCAAACTCCAAGGGAAGCTCGTACCAGGACAatacagcaggaggaggaggaagcagccaTGACG cAAAGACCAAGAGTCGCCTCCTGTACTATGTCAACCTGCTCCTGATCGACCACCGATCGCTGCTCCGCCAGGGCGAGTTCATCCTCCACATGTGGAAGATGCCCGAGAAGAGcgaggagagcagcagcagcatcaacgCTGACAAGCTCACCTCAGCAACCAACCCGGACAAGGCCTCATCCATGGCGGTCGCCATTTTGCTGGACAAGTATTGTTACCCAGTGGTGCTGCCCAAGAGCCGCGACGCGAGCCGGGCGGCGCCGGCCGCAGCCGAGGACGCCGAGGCTGGGGAGCGGGGCCAGAGGGAGATGCCCAACCACCTGAAAAAGCAGTTCGAGGCCATCGTGGCGACCGACCCCCTGCATCCGCTCAGCCCTGAGGACAAGGAGCTGCTCTGGCACTTCAGGCACGAGTGTCTGCGCGACCCCAG GGCGTACCCAAAGCTGCTGAGCTCGGTCCGTTGGGGGAAACAGGAAGATGTTTTGGCAACGCACCGCCTGTTGGAGCGGAGCAGTGCATGGGACAGCAg CGGCCTGGACGTCGGTCTGGCCATGCAGCTGCTGGACTGTCACTACTCGGACGCTCAGGTCCGCTCCATGGCCGTGAGGAAGCTGGAGACTCTGGAGGATGACGACGTGCTCCGATATCTCCTGCAGCTTGTACAG gCGGTCAAGTTTGAGCCCTACCATGATAGTGCCCTGGTGAGGTTCCTGCTGAAGAGAGCTCTGAGG AGTAAGCGTATCGGTCATTTTCTCTTCTGGTTCCTGCGCAGCGAGATCGCCCAGTCCATGCATTACCAGCAGCGGTACGCCGTCCTGCTGGAGGCCTACCTCAGAGGGTGCGGGGAAGCCATGCTTCAGGACTACAGGAAACAG GTGGAGATGACAGAGGCTCTGCAGAAAGTCACCCGTGAGATGAAGGCCATGTCCGCTGACAAATATGACATCACTGcacaag tggtgtTTCAGTTGCGTCAGAAGCTGGAGACTCTGCAGTCGTCTGGTCTGCCCGAGAATTTCAGAGTCCCTTATGATCCTGGACTGAGAGCTGGAGCCCTGATG ATTGAGCAATGCAAAGTGATGGCGTCCAAGAAGAAGCCATTGTGGCTGCAGTTCAAACGGGCTGACCCCACCACTCTGTCCAAAGACCCTATCGGCATCATCTTCAAAGACGGCGATGACCTCAGGCAGGATATGCTCATCCTGCAG ATTCTGTTGATCATGGAGTCGATCTGGGAGACTGAATCTCTGGATCTCTGCCTGTTACCGTATGGCTGCATATCCACTGGAAACAGAATAG GTATGATAGAGATCGTAAAGGACGCCACCACCATCGCTAACATCCAGCAGAGCGTCGTCGGGAGCACAGGCGCTTTTAAAGACGAGATCCTCTATCAGTGGCTGCGAGACAAGTGTGTCAACGAGGACAAG TTCCAGCAGGCTGTGGAGAGGTTTCTATATTCCTGTGGTGGCTACTGTGTGGCCACATACGTCCTGGGAATCGGGGACCGCCACAATGACAACATCATGATCACTGAATCTG GGAATCTCTTCCACATCGACTTTGGTCACATCCTGGGGAATTACAAGAGCTTCATGGGAATCAGCAAGGAGTGGGTTCCCTTCGTGCTCACACCCGACTTCCTGTATGTCATGGGAACATCGGGGAAGAAAAGTAGCCCCCACTTCCAGAAATTCCAg